CGCGACTTCAGGCCCGCCGCGCAGGGCGTTCGCGACGACCTTCAGGCTCCTCCCGCGCGGGCAACTGGCGAGGACCGCCCGTTCGACGGGGTGCTTCGCGAGGCTGTCGCTCTCCTCGGCCGCCCGCACCCGGGGGCCGACGATCGTGACGGCCCCCCGGTCGCGCAGCGCGAAGAGCGCTGCTTCCAGGACGCGTTGAGGTCCACCGGCCAGATAGGCCACTTCGTACGCTTCGAGTCGTCGTTCGGCCGCCGGGACGCGCCGTCGTATCGTGGTCCGCACAGGAGCCCCCGTCCGTGATGTCGTACCTGATGTCGTCTTTCGCCAGTATGGCTGCGATGCCCGGAACGGTCCCCGGCGCGACGGCAGTTCAGAGGAAGACTTGAGGTACGGCCGCGTGCGACGGCGCGGTCCGCGACGGGCCGAAATGTGGTCGACGCGGACCGGCCCTACCGATAGATGTGGACCATGACCTCACCTTTGGAAGACCTCCTTCCCGGTACGCGACGGGCCCTGCTGCACCGCATCGCCACCGCGCAGTCGGAGGGCCGCGCTCCCTCGCTCGTCGGCGCGGTCGCCCGCGACGGGCGCACCGTCTGGTCGGGCGGGCGCAGTTGTGTGGACGGGCACGAGCCGGACGCGGACACCCAGTACCGGATCGGCTCGATCACCAAGTGCTTCACCGCCGTTCTGGTGCTGCGGCTGCGCGACGAGGGGCTGCTCGATCTGGGTGACCCGCTGGAGAAACACCTTCCCGGCACCGGGGTCGGTGCGGTCACCATCGCCCAACTGCTCGGCCACGGGGCGGGCTTGGCGGCCGAGGCACCGGCGCCCTGGTGGGAGCGCACCCCGGGTACGACACGGCCCGAGCTGGCGGATGTCCTCGGCGAGCACCCCGTGCTGCACCCCGCCGGGCGGCTGCATCATTACTCCAACCCCGGCTACACCCTGCTCGGTTCGCTGATCGAGGCGATCCGCGGCGCGTCCTGGGAGGAGGTGCTGCGGCGGGAGATCCTGGAGCCGCTGTCCCTGCGCCGTACGAGCACACAGCCCGTCGCCCCGGCGGCAGGCGGCTGGGCCGTGCATCCCTGGGCCGACGCGATTCTGCCCGAACCCGCCGAGGACCTCGGTCTGATGGCCCCCGCCGGCCAGCTCTGGTCGACGGCCGACGACCTGTGCCGCTTCGGCGCGTTCCTCGCCGAGGGCGACGACCGTGTCCTGAGCGCGGCGTCCCTGCGGGAGGCCCGGACGCCCGCCACACCTCCGGAGAGCGGGGAGTGGGACGGCGGTTACGGGCTCGGCGTGCAGCTGGCCCGCCGGAGGGGCCGCACGCTGGCCGGGCACACCGGCTCGCTGCCGGGCTTCGTCGCCGCGCTCTGGGTGAGTGCCGAGGACGGGCTGGTCGCCGTCGCTCTCGCCAACGCCACCTCGGGACCGCTCGTTGGCGCCATCGCCGCCGATCTCATCGGCATCGTGGCGGACGCGGAGCCCCGTATCCCCGAGCCGTGGCGGCCGCTGCCCGAGGTCGACCAGACGCTGCTGGAGCTCACGGGCCCCTGGTACTGGGGCGCGAGTCCGTTCGTACTGCGCCTCACGGCGGACGGTGGGCTGGACTTCCGGCCGCTGCGCGCGGCGGGCCGCCGTTCCCGGTTCACGGCGCGGCCGGACGGGACATGGACGGGCCTCGACGGTTACTACACGGGGGAGACGCTGCGGGTCGTCCGGCGCCCGGACGGCCGGGTGAGCCATCTCGACCTGGGCTCTTTCGTCTACACCCGCGAGCCGTACGAGCCGGGGGACGCGGTCCCGGGCGGGGTGGACGAACAGGGCTGGCGCGGCCTGTGATGTTTCACGTGAAACCACACAAACGAGCTGCCAGGTCTACGCCCCGGTCTCCAGGCTCAGCTTCAGTCCGACATGGGACGCGGTGAAGCCGAGCCGCTCGTAGAATCGCAGGGCGTCCGTACGCGACGCGTCGGACGTCAGCTGCACCAACTGGCAGCCCTGGCGCCCGGATTCGTCGATGGCCCACTGGATCAGCCGGGTGCCGAGTCCGGAGCCGCGCTCGTCGGAGTGCACCCGTACGCCCTCGATGACCGACCGTGTGGCGCCCCGGCGGGAGATGCCCGCGATGATCGTCAGTTGCAGCGTCCCGACGACGCGTCCGTCGCGCTCGGCGACGACCTGGTACTGGTTCGGGTCGTCGACGAGCCGCTCGAAGGCCCTGCGGTACGGCGTGAGGTCGTCCGGCGACTCGCGCGCCGCGCCCAGCCGGTCGTCGGCGAGCATGGCGACGATCGCCGGGAGGTCGGCGGCTTCGGCGGGCCGTATACGCAGATCCGTGGCCGCATCGGTGTGCGGATCGGTATGCGGATCTGCGCGCGGATCGGTGTGCGGATCGGTCATGGACCGCAGGTTACGCCGGTGCCGACCGCGCCGGCACACGCAGCTCTTCCACGGCCCTGACCAGCGGCGCGAGCTCAGGGTTCGCCGCTGCCGCGTCCAGTGCCTCGCGCAGCGCGGTGTCGTTGGTCGGCCGTGCCTCGGCCAGCAGCCGCAGGCCCGTCTCGCTGACGTCGGTGTAGATCCCGCGCCGGTCGGTGGGACAGAGATAGCGGGTGAGGAGCCCCCGGTCCTCAAGGCGGGTGACCAGACGGGTGGTCGCGCTCTGGCTGAGGACCACGGCGTCGGCGACCTGCTTCATCTGGAGGTGTCCGCCTTCGCCGTCGTGCTGGCGGCTGAGGACGTCGAGCAGTGAGTACTCGCGGACGCTGAGGTCGTGCCCGCTCTGCAGAGCCCGCTCGATGTGCGACTCGATCCTGCTGTGCAGCAGGGAGAGGGCCACCCAGCCCTGGGCGAGTGCGGTGAGTGCGGGGTCCGTGGCAGTCATGGCGTCGTCTTCCTCCGTCGTCTCCGCAGTCTCCATCGACCGGAGCTTCCTCGGCCCAGGATAGGGCACGTCTGCAATATAGCGCGCTTGCAATTAAACGGCGTCTGCAAGTATTGTCCACGCTCGTAAAGCGCACACGCAAGCAGCGCCTGCCATGCGATCAGCGCCTGCCGCGCAAGCGGCGGCTACGCGGCCGGCGCCTCGTACCTCGTACTCCGGGAAAGGCCACACCCATGCCACTCGCCCTCCTCGCCCTGGCCATCGGGGCGTTCGGGATCGGGACCACCGAATTCGTGATCATGGGGCTGCTCCCCGAGGTCGCCTCCGAGTACGGCGTCACCATCCCCACCGCGGGCCATCTGGTCAGCGGTTACGCCCTCGGGGTCGTACTCGGCGCGCCGATCATGACCATCCTGGGCACCCGCGTCAGCCGCAAGCGCATGCTGATGCTGCTGATGGGCCTGTTCATCGCGGGCAACGTGGTGTCCGCCCTCGCCCCCACCTTCGGCCTCATGCTCACCGGCCGCGTCGTCGCCTCGCTCGCCCACGGCGCGTTCTTCGGCATCGGGTCGGTCGTCGCCGCGGGCCTCGTCGCGCCGCACAAGCGGGCCGGCGCCATCGCGATGATGTTCACCGGTCTCACTCTCGCCAATGTCGTGGGTGTCCCCTTGGGTACGTACGTCGGCCAGAACACCGGCTGGCGCGCGACCTTCCTCCTCGTCGCGGGCCTCGGAGTCGTCGGTCTCGCCGGTGTCGCCAAGCTCGTACCGGAGCAGCCGCGCCCGAAGGGCGTACGGATCCGCCACGAGGTGGCCGCGTTCCGCAACGTCCAGGTTTTGCTCGCCATGGGGATGACGGTCCTCGGCTTCGGCGGAGTCTTCGCCGCGATCACCTACATCACCCCGATGATGACGCGGACCGCCGGCTTCGCCGACTCCTCCGTCACCTGGCTCCTGGTGCTTCTCGGCCTCGGCATGGTCGTCGGCAACCTCGTCGGCGGCCGGTACGCCGACCGCCACCTCATGCCCATGCTGTACGTGTCCCTCGGCGCCCTCTCCGTCGTCCTCGCGCTCTTCACCCTCACCGCGCACGACAAGATCGCCGCCGCCGTCACGCTCTTCCTGATCGGGGCGCTCGGTTTCGCGACCGTGCCGCCGCTCCAGAAGCGCGTGCTCGACCAGGCGTCGGGCGCCCCGACGCTGGCCTCCGCCGTCAACATCGGCGCGTTCAACCTGGGCAACGCCCTCGCCGCCTGGCTCGGTGGCCTGGTCATCGGCGCCGGGCTCGGCTACACCGCGCCCAACTGGGTCGGCGCCGCCCTCGCCGCTTCCGCGCTGCTCCTCGCCGTCGTCTCGCACACACTCGAACGCCGTGCGGCCCATGGCGGCGACGGCGCCGCCACGGACCTCACCGGGCCCGGTGCCGCCGCCCTTGCCGCGTCAGTCCCCACGGCTTCAGCACCGACACGACGGTCATGAAGAGATACGCGCCGGTCGCCACGGTCGGCGCCGCGACCAGGCTGATGTCGGGCACGCCACCGCTGTCCGCGGCCTGCCCGATCCCCGGCCGCAGCGCGAAGACCGTCGCCGCGCCGGTGACCAGCGTGATCCAGAACTTGATCCGGACCCAGTGGTACCGGGCCAGCCCCCAGGGCGTACCCAGCGAGAGCACCAGACCACTGACGAGCGTGACGACGACGATGGGCGCGAGCAGCAGATCGGCGAAGACGTCCATCGAGCGGTAGGAGGCATCGGTGAGAGTGGGGTCGCCGGTGGTGTACGCGGTGATACCAAGCGTCAGCAGGCCGAGGGTGAGG
The nucleotide sequence above comes from Streptomyces sp. NBC_01716. Encoded proteins:
- a CDS encoding serine hydrolase domain-containing protein, which encodes MTSPLEDLLPGTRRALLHRIATAQSEGRAPSLVGAVARDGRTVWSGGRSCVDGHEPDADTQYRIGSITKCFTAVLVLRLRDEGLLDLGDPLEKHLPGTGVGAVTIAQLLGHGAGLAAEAPAPWWERTPGTTRPELADVLGEHPVLHPAGRLHHYSNPGYTLLGSLIEAIRGASWEEVLRREILEPLSLRRTSTQPVAPAAGGWAVHPWADAILPEPAEDLGLMAPAGQLWSTADDLCRFGAFLAEGDDRVLSAASLREARTPATPPESGEWDGGYGLGVQLARRRGRTLAGHTGSLPGFVAALWVSAEDGLVAVALANATSGPLVGAIAADLIGIVADAEPRIPEPWRPLPEVDQTLLELTGPWYWGASPFVLRLTADGGLDFRPLRAAGRRSRFTARPDGTWTGLDGYYTGETLRVVRRPDGRVSHLDLGSFVYTREPYEPGDAVPGGVDEQGWRGL
- a CDS encoding GNAT family N-acetyltransferase, which produces MTDPHTDPRADPHTDPHTDAATDLRIRPAEAADLPAIVAMLADDRLGAARESPDDLTPYRRAFERLVDDPNQYQVVAERDGRVVGTLQLTIIAGISRRGATRSVIEGVRVHSDERGSGLGTRLIQWAIDESGRQGCQLVQLTSDASRTDALRFYERLGFTASHVGLKLSLETGA
- a CDS encoding MarR family winged helix-turn-helix transcriptional regulator — encoded protein: MTATDPALTALAQGWVALSLLHSRIESHIERALQSGHDLSVREYSLLDVLSRQHDGEGGHLQMKQVADAVVLSQSATTRLVTRLEDRGLLTRYLCPTDRRGIYTDVSETGLRLLAEARPTNDTALREALDAAAANPELAPLVRAVEELRVPARSAPA
- a CDS encoding MFS transporter, which encodes MPLALLALAIGAFGIGTTEFVIMGLLPEVASEYGVTIPTAGHLVSGYALGVVLGAPIMTILGTRVSRKRMLMLLMGLFIAGNVVSALAPTFGLMLTGRVVASLAHGAFFGIGSVVAAGLVAPHKRAGAIAMMFTGLTLANVVGVPLGTYVGQNTGWRATFLLVAGLGVVGLAGVAKLVPEQPRPKGVRIRHEVAAFRNVQVLLAMGMTVLGFGGVFAAITYITPMMTRTAGFADSSVTWLLVLLGLGMVVGNLVGGRYADRHLMPMLYVSLGALSVVLALFTLTAHDKIAAAVTLFLIGALGFATVPPLQKRVLDQASGAPTLASAVNIGAFNLGNALAAWLGGLVIGAGLGYTAPNWVGAALAASALLLAVVSHTLERRAAHGGDGAATDLTGPGAAALAASVPTASAPTRRS
- a CDS encoding DUF2269 domain-containing protein; protein product: MKPLKRPARRALLVVHVAVSVSWLGLTLGLLTLGITAYTTGDPTLTDASYRSMDVFADLLLAPIVVVTLVSGLVLSLGTPWGLARYHWVRIKFWITLVTGAATVFALRPGIGQAADSGGVPDISLVAAPTVATGAYLFMTVVSVLKPWGLTRQGRRHRAR